One region of Ptychodera flava strain L36383 chromosome 3 unlocalized genomic scaffold, AS_Pfla_20210202 Scaffold_27__1_contigs__length_13241970_pilon, whole genome shotgun sequence genomic DNA includes:
- the LOC139126336 gene encoding uncharacterized protein isoform X2 — translation MYTAKKLGGPSRWKANSVCLTKTGFLIILITTGVALLLTRNLTYSVVSAAGCCICMDLVMPAILFLLKWKSLDAGLALSVLEHIVVSLLLRLLFAALQALIGVVIFVPLLMYLLLQLILIAICTAVRLCAKIGSVASTKSWEVLQPLCLWGQQILLLKTLEDCVQGQEVIFPLPNKWIAISVMVVMLWSKFERKFPTLTNSDNKMTRNFVNYILHPTHNLVLLLLALPANLNPMYIMVAMLYVVFTERFFQEWIVSFLEDHSQFLVKYIYYFIPHIARKVWIGIENMPGFEELYVRVGYEIATACTAGGIIIFSAFLNNYESFVVLVVVFLTNVAIPMGTAQGLIRQLKIEMAQIDHLQKATPYQLARVHDICSICWLPMDMAVITKCSHFFHAKCLKQWIVIKETCPLCNRDIHV, via the exons AACTCGGTGGTCCGTCACGGTGGAAGGCAAATAGCGTATGTTTGACAAAAACTG GATTTCTGATAATATTGATAACGACAGGTGTGGCATTACTGCTGACCAGAAATCTTACGTACAGTGTAGTATCAGCTGCTGGTTGTTGTATCTGTATGGACTTAGTGATGCCGGCAATATTGTTCCTGTTAAAATGGAAAAGTTTGGATGCTGGTCTAGCCCTGTCAGTTTTGGAACACATTGTTGTCAGTCTGTTACTGAGACTACTTTTTGCAGCACTGCAGGCTTTAATTGGAGTTGTCATCTTTGTCCCATTATTGATGTATCTATTACTGCAACTGATTCTCATCGCAATCTGTACTGCTGTTCGTTTGTGTGCTAAGATTGGAAGTGTTGCCTCCACTAAATCATGGGAAGTACTGCAACCACTGTGTCTGTGGGGTCAGCAGATACTGCTACTCAAGACACTTGAAGACTGTGTACAAGGACAAGAAGTGATATTTCCACTGCCAAATAAATGGATAGCCATATCTGTTATGGTCGTCATGTTGTGGTCAAAGTTTGAGAGGAAGTTTCCAACGCTTACTAACAGTGACAATAAAATGACAAGAAATTTTGTCAATTACATTTTGCATCCAACTCACAACTTAGTGCTACTGTTACTGGCTTTGCCTGCCAACTTAAACCCCATGTACATTATGGTGGCAATGCTGTACGTGGTATTCACGGAACGTTTCTTCCAGGAATGGATTGTGTCGTTTCTCGAAGACCACAGCCAATTTCTGGTCAAGTACATTTATTACTTTATCCCACACATTGCCAGGAAAGTATGGATCGGAATAGAAAACATGCCAGGATTTGAAGAACTGTATGTCAGAGTCGGCTATGAGATTGCCACTGCATGTACAGCAGGCGGAATTATTATTTTCAGTGCATTTTTGAATAATTATGAATCATTTGTGGTGTTAGTGGTTGTTTTCTTGACTAACGTAGCCATTCCCATGGGAACAGCACAGGGTTTGATACGTCAGTTGAAAATAGAAATGGCACAGATTGATCACCTACAGAAAGCCACACCGTATCAATTAGCAAGAGTACATGATATCTGTTCTATTTGCTGGTTGCCAATGGACATGGCAGTCATCACCAAATGCTCTCATTTTTTTCACGCTAAATGTTTAAAACAGTGGATTGTAATCAAAGAGACTTGCCCTCTCTGTAACAGAGATATACATGTTTAA
- the LOC139126336 gene encoding uncharacterized protein isoform X1, whose amino-acid sequence MYWLRLYIGDCKQIDEYFKRRSFIKLPSESQTGFLIILITTGVALLLTRNLTYSVVSAAGCCICMDLVMPAILFLLKWKSLDAGLALSVLEHIVVSLLLRLLFAALQALIGVVIFVPLLMYLLLQLILIAICTAVRLCAKIGSVASTKSWEVLQPLCLWGQQILLLKTLEDCVQGQEVIFPLPNKWIAISVMVVMLWSKFERKFPTLTNSDNKMTRNFVNYILHPTHNLVLLLLALPANLNPMYIMVAMLYVVFTERFFQEWIVSFLEDHSQFLVKYIYYFIPHIARKVWIGIENMPGFEELYVRVGYEIATACTAGGIIIFSAFLNNYESFVVLVVVFLTNVAIPMGTAQGLIRQLKIEMAQIDHLQKATPYQLARVHDICSICWLPMDMAVITKCSHFFHAKCLKQWIVIKETCPLCNRDIHV is encoded by the exons ATGTATTGGTTGAGACTGTACATCGGTGACTGTAAACAGATCGATGAATATTTCAAACGCCGGAGTTTTATCAAATTGCCGTCGGAGTCCCAGACGG GATTTCTGATAATATTGATAACGACAGGTGTGGCATTACTGCTGACCAGAAATCTTACGTACAGTGTAGTATCAGCTGCTGGTTGTTGTATCTGTATGGACTTAGTGATGCCGGCAATATTGTTCCTGTTAAAATGGAAAAGTTTGGATGCTGGTCTAGCCCTGTCAGTTTTGGAACACATTGTTGTCAGTCTGTTACTGAGACTACTTTTTGCAGCACTGCAGGCTTTAATTGGAGTTGTCATCTTTGTCCCATTATTGATGTATCTATTACTGCAACTGATTCTCATCGCAATCTGTACTGCTGTTCGTTTGTGTGCTAAGATTGGAAGTGTTGCCTCCACTAAATCATGGGAAGTACTGCAACCACTGTGTCTGTGGGGTCAGCAGATACTGCTACTCAAGACACTTGAAGACTGTGTACAAGGACAAGAAGTGATATTTCCACTGCCAAATAAATGGATAGCCATATCTGTTATGGTCGTCATGTTGTGGTCAAAGTTTGAGAGGAAGTTTCCAACGCTTACTAACAGTGACAATAAAATGACAAGAAATTTTGTCAATTACATTTTGCATCCAACTCACAACTTAGTGCTACTGTTACTGGCTTTGCCTGCCAACTTAAACCCCATGTACATTATGGTGGCAATGCTGTACGTGGTATTCACGGAACGTTTCTTCCAGGAATGGATTGTGTCGTTTCTCGAAGACCACAGCCAATTTCTGGTCAAGTACATTTATTACTTTATCCCACACATTGCCAGGAAAGTATGGATCGGAATAGAAAACATGCCAGGATTTGAAGAACTGTATGTCAGAGTCGGCTATGAGATTGCCACTGCATGTACAGCAGGCGGAATTATTATTTTCAGTGCATTTTTGAATAATTATGAATCATTTGTGGTGTTAGTGGTTGTTTTCTTGACTAACGTAGCCATTCCCATGGGAACAGCACAGGGTTTGATACGTCAGTTGAAAATAGAAATGGCACAGATTGATCACCTACAGAAAGCCACACCGTATCAATTAGCAAGAGTACATGATATCTGTTCTATTTGCTGGTTGCCAATGGACATGGCAGTCATCACCAAATGCTCTCATTTTTTTCACGCTAAATGTTTAAAACAGTGGATTGTAATCAAAGAGACTTGCCCTCTCTGTAACAGAGATATACATGTTTAA